One Bradyrhizobium manausense DNA segment encodes these proteins:
- the rpsF gene encoding 30S ribosomal protein S6: MALYEHVFLARQDASTQQVEELTAQMTGIVEGLGGKVTKTENWGVRSLTYRMNKNRKAHFVLLNIDAPSAAIAEIERQERISEDVIRYLSVRVEELEEGPSAMMRKADRDRERDDRGGGFRDREGGGFRGDREGGFRGGDRDGGGFRGDRGPRRPRDEAETTTTDGE, encoded by the coding sequence ATGGCTCTCTATGAGCATGTTTTTCTCGCGCGCCAAGACGCGAGCACGCAGCAGGTCGAAGAGCTGACTGCGCAGATGACCGGCATCGTCGAAGGTCTCGGCGGCAAGGTCACCAAGACCGAGAATTGGGGCGTTCGCTCCCTCACCTACCGCATGAACAAGAACCGCAAGGCGCACTTCGTGCTCCTCAACATCGACGCGCCCTCCGCGGCGATCGCCGAGATCGAGCGCCAGGAGCGCATCAGCGAAGACGTGATCCGCTATCTCAGCGTCCGCGTCGAAGAGCTCGAGGAAGGCCCGTCCGCGATGATGCGCAAGGCCGACCGCGATCGCGAGCGTGACGACCGTGGCGGTGGATTCCGCGACCGTGAAGGCGGCGGCTTCCGTGGCGACCGCGAAGGCGGTTTCCGTGGTGGTGATCGTGACGGCGGTGGCTTCCGCGGCGATCGCGGCCCGCGTCGTCCGCGCGACGAAGCTGAAACCACCACGACGGATGGGGAGTAA
- a CDS encoding YicC/YloC family endoribonuclease yields MALSSMTGFARSHGASGPYTFEWELKSVNAKGFDLRVRLPQGFDELEAHAKKRAGELLSRGTVYANLNVKRANAAATVRVNEDVLNAVLKAAAVIAGKVDAVAPSVDGLLSIKGVVEVAEPEGDEEEDKAARVAVAEAFDKALDELVAMRKREGASLGQILTQRVDEVEQLAKKAEGAPGRKPEAIKAKLAEQIAALLDTSDRFDSDRLMQEAILIATKADIREELDRIASHIAQARELIGKGGPIGRKLDFLAQEFHREVNTCCSKSNDIELTNTGLAMKNVVEQFREQVQNLE; encoded by the coding sequence ATGGCGCTGTCGTCCATGACCGGCTTTGCCCGAAGCCACGGCGCAAGCGGGCCGTATACGTTCGAATGGGAATTGAAGTCGGTCAACGCCAAGGGCTTTGACCTCAGGGTGCGGCTGCCGCAGGGGTTCGACGAGCTCGAGGCCCACGCCAAGAAGCGCGCCGGCGAGCTGCTCTCGCGCGGCACCGTCTACGCCAATCTCAACGTCAAGCGCGCCAATGCCGCCGCCACCGTCCGTGTTAATGAGGACGTGCTCAACGCCGTGCTGAAGGCTGCCGCCGTGATCGCCGGCAAGGTCGATGCGGTCGCCCCGAGCGTTGACGGCCTGCTCTCGATCAAGGGCGTCGTCGAGGTCGCCGAGCCCGAGGGCGACGAGGAGGAGGACAAGGCCGCGCGTGTTGCCGTAGCCGAGGCTTTCGACAAGGCGCTCGACGAACTCGTGGCGATGCGCAAGCGCGAGGGCGCTTCGCTCGGGCAGATCCTGACCCAGCGCGTCGACGAGGTCGAGCAATTGGCGAAGAAGGCGGAAGGCGCGCCGGGCCGCAAGCCCGAGGCGATCAAGGCGAAGCTCGCCGAGCAGATCGCGGCGTTGCTCGACACGTCGGATCGTTTCGATTCCGACCGCCTGATGCAGGAGGCGATCCTGATCGCCACCAAGGCCGACATCCGCGAGGAACTCGACCGCATCGCTTCGCACATCGCACAGGCGCGCGAGCTGATCGGCAAGGGCGGCCCGATCGGCCGCAAGCTCGATTTCCTGGCGCAGGAGTTTCACCGCGAGGTCAACACCTGCTGCTCGAAGTCGAACG
- a CDS encoding TetR/AcrR family transcriptional regulator C-terminal domain-containing protein, whose amino-acid sequence MVEKSAQEPLEVAGNPKHAVRATRSAGRKMRSLLLDAASPLFRERGLSGTAITDIAAAADAFPSQITYYFRTKEALFVECACRDLLYLARATEQAALKARTPREYTHALAETVTASDSIAFFAEALTLTRRRQDLAPLVERTIERLHTEGARAYAGQVARHGWRSLRAPDESSRRFWAVAIGIILEGYAMGRSPEALCAEMLRVLGEQAKSTGEPARLRLVEERDASGNSNERVKP is encoded by the coding sequence ATGGTGGAAAAGTCGGCCCAGGAGCCGCTTGAGGTGGCTGGCAACCCCAAGCATGCCGTGCGGGCGACGCGCTCGGCCGGCCGCAAAATGCGCTCCCTGCTGCTCGATGCCGCCAGCCCGCTGTTTCGGGAGCGGGGATTGTCGGGCACCGCGATCACCGACATCGCAGCCGCGGCAGACGCATTCCCGAGCCAGATCACCTATTATTTCCGCACCAAGGAGGCGCTGTTCGTCGAATGCGCCTGCCGCGATCTCCTCTATCTGGCGCGGGCGACCGAGCAGGCGGCGCTGAAGGCGCGCACGCCGCGGGAGTATACCCACGCGCTGGCCGAGACCGTGACGGCCAGCGATTCGATCGCGTTCTTTGCCGAGGCTTTGACTTTGACGCGGCGGCGTCAGGATCTCGCGCCGCTGGTCGAGCGCACCATCGAGCGCTTGCACACTGAAGGCGCGCGCGCCTATGCGGGCCAGGTGGCGCGCCATGGCTGGCGTTCGCTGCGCGCGCCCGACGAAAGCTCGCGGCGGTTCTGGGCCGTCGCCATTGGAATCATCCTCGAAGGCTATGCCATGGGCCGTTCGCCCGAGGCGCTCTGCGCCGAGATGCTGCGCGTGCTCGGCGAGCAGGCGAAATCGACTGGCGAGCCTGCGCGCCTGCGTCTCGTCGAGGAGCGCGATGCATCCGGCAATTCGAACGAGAGGGTTAAGCCATGA
- the fabF gene encoding beta-ketoacyl-ACP synthase II has protein sequence MRRVVVTGLGMVSPLGCGVEPTWKRILNGESGARAIESFDVSDLQTKYACTVVRGDGSNDTFNPDKWMEPKDQRKVDDFIIFGMAAAGQALDDANWHPETEEDKCATGTMIGSGIGGLNGIAETAILLKERGPRRVSPFFIPGRLINLASGYVSIAHGLKGPNHSVVTACSTGAHAVGDAARLIALGDADVMVAGGAESPISRIGIAGFNAARALSTGFNDTPEKASRPYDKDRDGFVMGEGAGVLVLEELEHARRRGARIYAEVIGYGLSGDAYHITSPSPDGDGGFRSMSAALKRAGLTASDLDYINAHGTSTPLGDEIELGAVERLLGNAASKVAMSSTKSSTGHLLGAAGAIEAIFAVLAIRDNVVPPTINLDNPSVETAIDLVPHKAKQREVNIALSNSFGFGGTNASVIVRRLAQ, from the coding sequence ATGAGGCGGGTTGTCGTCACTGGTCTCGGCATGGTGTCGCCACTCGGCTGCGGGGTCGAGCCGACCTGGAAACGCATCCTCAATGGCGAGAGCGGTGCGCGAGCGATCGAGAGCTTCGATGTCTCCGATCTCCAGACCAAATACGCCTGCACGGTGGTGCGCGGCGACGGCAGCAACGACACCTTCAATCCCGACAAGTGGATGGAGCCGAAGGACCAGCGCAAGGTCGACGACTTCATCATCTTCGGCATGGCCGCGGCCGGCCAGGCGCTCGACGATGCCAACTGGCATCCCGAGACCGAAGAGGACAAATGCGCGACCGGCACCATGATCGGCTCGGGCATCGGCGGCCTCAACGGCATCGCCGAGACCGCGATCCTGCTCAAGGAGCGCGGACCGCGCCGGGTGTCGCCGTTCTTCATTCCCGGCCGCCTGATCAATCTCGCCTCCGGTTATGTCTCGATCGCGCACGGACTGAAGGGGCCGAACCATTCGGTGGTCACGGCCTGCTCGACTGGCGCCCATGCCGTCGGAGACGCCGCCCGCCTGATCGCGCTCGGCGATGCCGACGTGATGGTCGCGGGTGGTGCGGAGTCGCCGATCAGCCGCATCGGCATTGCCGGTTTCAATGCGGCGCGCGCGCTGTCGACCGGCTTCAACGATACGCCTGAGAAGGCATCGCGTCCCTACGACAAGGATCGCGACGGTTTCGTGATGGGTGAGGGCGCTGGCGTCCTCGTCCTGGAAGAGCTCGAGCACGCAAGGCGCCGCGGCGCCAGGATTTATGCCGAGGTGATCGGCTACGGTCTGTCGGGTGACGCCTATCACATTACGTCGCCTTCGCCCGATGGCGATGGCGGTTTCCGCAGTATGTCGGCCGCGCTCAAGCGCGCCGGCCTGACCGCATCCGACCTCGACTACATCAACGCGCACGGCACCTCGACGCCGCTCGGCGACGAGATCGAGCTCGGCGCGGTGGAACGCCTGCTCGGCAACGCCGCCTCCAAGGTCGCGATGTCCTCGACCAAATCCTCGACCGGCCATCTGCTCGGTGCCGCCGGCGCGATCGAGGCGATCTTCGCCGTTCTCGCGATTCGCGATAATGTCGTGCCGCCGACCATCAATCTGGACAATCCGTCGGTGGAGACCGCGATCGATCTCGTGCCGCACAAGGCGAAGCAGCGCGAGGTGAACATCGCGCTGTCGAATTCTTTCGGCTTCGGCGGTACCAATGCGTCGGTGATCGTCCGGCGTCTGGCCCAATAG
- a CDS encoding acyl carrier protein, producing MSEIGERVKKIVVEHLGVEPEKVVDAASFIDDLGADSLDTVELVMAFEEEFGCEIPDDAAETILTVGDATKFLEKNAKS from the coding sequence ATGAGTGAGATTGGCGAGCGGGTTAAGAAGATCGTGGTCGAACACCTTGGTGTTGAACCCGAGAAGGTTGTCGATGCTGCGAGCTTCATCGACGACCTCGGCGCCGACAGTTTGGACACCGTCGAGCTGGTGATGGCGTTCGAAGAAGAATTCGGGTGCGAGATTCCGGACGACGCCGCTGAGACGATTCTCACCGTCGGCGACGCCACGAAGTTTCTCGAGAAGAACGCGAAGAGCTAA
- the mltG gene encoding endolytic transglycosylase MltG has translation MSERPPISPRSPRAALEPEQVPPPPKRSERARNPFVVVGNAIITLLLIGLIGAGAAYYYGRQVLEAAGPLKEDKVVNIPQRAGKRDIAETLNREGVTDVNPWIFIGAVAALKASSDLKPGEYSFQKNASLRDVIATIVEGKVVQHAITIPEGLTSEQIVTRLSDNDIFTGSVREVPREGTLLPETYKFPRGTPRDQVIQRMQQAHKRVLAEIWERRSQDLPVKTPEQLVTLASIVEKETGKPDERSRVAAVFVNRLKQRIKLQSDPTIIYGLVGGKGTLGRPIKRSEITQPSPYNTYVIEGLPPGPISNPGRASLEAAANPARTRDLYFVADGSGGHAFTETYDAHQKNVAKLRAMEKQIQNDTVEPADDAPAPATAAPAAADTAPTATTPAPRPTQQKKPPARPARQGAVQPWPPVIQR, from the coding sequence ATGAGTGAAAGGCCGCCCATTTCGCCCCGGAGTCCGCGGGCAGCGCTCGAGCCCGAGCAGGTCCCGCCGCCGCCGAAACGTTCGGAGCGGGCGCGCAATCCCTTTGTGGTGGTCGGCAACGCCATCATCACCTTGCTCCTGATCGGCCTCATCGGCGCGGGCGCGGCCTATTACTACGGCCGGCAGGTGCTCGAGGCGGCGGGGCCGCTGAAAGAGGACAAGGTCGTCAACATCCCGCAGCGCGCCGGCAAGCGCGACATTGCCGAGACCCTGAACCGGGAAGGCGTGACCGACGTCAATCCGTGGATCTTCATCGGCGCCGTTGCCGCGCTGAAGGCGAGCTCGGACCTGAAGCCCGGTGAATATTCGTTCCAGAAGAACGCGAGCTTGCGCGACGTCATCGCCACCATCGTCGAGGGCAAGGTGGTGCAGCACGCCATCACGATTCCGGAAGGCCTGACCTCCGAGCAGATCGTGACGCGCTTGAGCGACAACGACATCTTCACCGGCAGCGTCCGCGAAGTGCCGCGTGAAGGCACGCTGCTGCCCGAGACCTACAAGTTCCCGCGCGGGACCCCGCGCGACCAGGTGATCCAGCGCATGCAGCAGGCGCATAAGCGCGTGCTCGCCGAGATCTGGGAGCGCCGCAGCCAGGATCTGCCGGTCAAGACGCCCGAGCAGCTGGTAACGCTCGCCTCGATCGTCGAGAAGGAAACGGGCAAGCCGGACGAGCGCAGCCGCGTCGCCGCCGTGTTCGTCAATCGCCTCAAGCAGAGGATCAAGCTCCAGTCCGATCCGACCATCATCTACGGTCTCGTCGGCGGCAAGGGCACGCTGGGCCGCCCGATCAAGCGCAGCGAGATCACACAGCCCTCGCCCTACAACACCTATGTGATCGAGGGCCTGCCGCCGGGCCCGATCTCCAATCCCGGCCGCGCCTCGCTGGAAGCTGCTGCCAATCCCGCTCGCACCCGCGACCTCTATTTCGTCGCCGACGGCTCGGGCGGGCATGCCTTCACCGAGACCTACGACGCGCACCAGAAAAACGTCGCCAAGCTGCGCGCGATGGAGAAGCAGATCCAGAACGACACGGTCGAGCCGGCCGACGATGCGCCGGCGCCGGCCACCGCTGCGCCCGCGGCCGCGGATACGGCGCCGACCGCGACAACGCCGGCACCCCGGCCGACCCAGCAGAAGAAGCCGCCGGCACGGCCCGCACGGCAGGGCGCAGTGCAGCCGTGGCCGCCGGTGATCCAGCGCTAG
- the fabG gene encoding 3-oxoacyl-[acyl-carrier-protein] reductase: MFDLTGKKALVTGATGGIGNAIAQALHAQGATVAISGTRKEVLDELAGKLGERTHVLPCNLSKADEVEALVPAAEAAMGQVDILVANAGITRDNLFVQLRDEDWEEVININLTSTFRLARAATKLMMRKRFGRIIAITSIVGVTGNPGQGNYTASKAGLIGMIKTLGAEYAKRGVTANCIAPGFIKTPMTDALNDKQRETILTKVPAARLGTPEDIAAAAVYLSSNEAAYVTGQTIHVNGGMAMI; the protein is encoded by the coding sequence ATGTTCGATCTGACTGGCAAGAAGGCGCTCGTCACCGGCGCGACCGGCGGTATCGGCAACGCGATCGCCCAGGCGCTGCACGCGCAGGGCGCAACCGTCGCGATCTCGGGGACGCGCAAGGAGGTGCTGGATGAGCTTGCCGGCAAGCTCGGCGAGCGTACCCATGTGCTGCCCTGCAACCTCTCCAAGGCCGACGAGGTCGAGGCGCTGGTGCCCGCGGCGGAGGCCGCGATGGGACAGGTCGATATTCTCGTCGCCAATGCCGGCATCACCCGCGACAATCTTTTCGTGCAACTCCGCGACGAGGATTGGGAGGAGGTCATCAACATCAATCTGACCTCGACCTTCCGCCTGGCCCGCGCTGCCACCAAGCTGATGATGCGCAAGCGCTTCGGCCGCATCATCGCCATCACCTCGATCGTCGGCGTCACCGGCAATCCGGGGCAGGGCAACTACACCGCGTCGAAGGCCGGCCTGATCGGCATGATCAAGACGCTGGGGGCCGAATACGCCAAGCGCGGCGTGACTGCGAACTGCATCGCGCCCGGCTTCATCAAGACGCCGATGACGGACGCCCTCAATGACAAGCAGCGCGAGACGATTCTGACCAAGGTTCCGGCCGCCCGCCTGGGGACGCCCGAGGACATTGCGGCCGCCGCGGTCTACCTGAGTTCGAACGAAGCGGCCTACGTCACCGGCCAGACCATCCACGTCAACGGCGGCATGGCCATGATCTGA
- the rpsR gene encoding 30S ribosomal protein S18 — translation MAEAGARRPFFRRRKSCPFTGANAPKIDYKDSKLLMRYVSERGKIVPSRITAVSAKKQRELARAIKRARFLGLLPYVIR, via the coding sequence ATGGCTGAAGCTGGTGCACGCCGCCCGTTTTTCCGTCGTCGCAAGAGCTGCCCGTTCACGGGAGCCAATGCGCCGAAGATCGACTACAAGGACAGCAAGCTGCTGATGCGTTACGTCTCCGAGCGCGGCAAGATCGTGCCGAGCCGCATCACCGCGGTATCCGCGAAGAAGCAGCGTGAGCTCGCCCGCGCCATCAAGCGCGCGCGGTTCCTGGGCCTGCTGCCCTACGTCATTCGCTAA
- the fabD gene encoding ACP S-malonyltransferase — MTAAFTFPGQGSQAVGMGKALADAFPVARAVFDEVDAALGEKLTAIIWDGPAETLQLTENAQPALMAVSVATLRVLEAEAGFSVGRDAAFVAGHSLGEYSALAAAGSLTISDTARLLRTRGLAMQKAVPVGAGAMAALLGLDYDAALEVAKEAAQGQVCQAANDNGGGQVVVSGDKAAVDRAVEIAKTKGAKRAMLLPVSAPFHCKLMQPAADAMAEALSRVTIKAPAAPLVSNVLASAITDPDEIRRRLVEQVTGTVRWRESVGYMAGQGVTRFFEIGAGKVLTGLVKRIADGAVGIAVGGPNDIAAAKDALAAAKQA, encoded by the coding sequence ATGACGGCAGCATTCACATTTCCGGGGCAGGGTTCCCAGGCGGTCGGTATGGGCAAGGCCTTGGCCGACGCCTTTCCGGTGGCACGCGCCGTGTTCGACGAGGTCGATGCCGCGCTTGGCGAGAAGCTGACGGCAATCATCTGGGACGGCCCGGCCGAAACCCTCCAACTCACCGAGAACGCCCAGCCGGCCCTGATGGCGGTGTCTGTCGCCACTCTGCGCGTGCTGGAGGCTGAAGCCGGGTTTTCCGTGGGTCGGGACGCAGCCTTCGTGGCCGGTCACTCACTCGGCGAATATTCGGCGCTGGCCGCGGCCGGCAGCCTGACGATCTCGGACACCGCGCGGCTGCTTCGCACCCGCGGTCTCGCAATGCAAAAGGCCGTGCCTGTTGGTGCCGGCGCCATGGCCGCGCTGCTCGGCCTCGATTACGACGCCGCCCTGGAGGTCGCCAAAGAGGCGGCGCAGGGCCAGGTCTGCCAGGCCGCCAATGACAATGGCGGCGGGCAGGTCGTCGTCTCCGGCGACAAGGCCGCGGTCGATCGCGCCGTCGAGATCGCCAAGACCAAGGGTGCCAAGCGCGCCATGCTGCTGCCGGTGTCCGCACCGTTCCATTGCAAGCTGATGCAGCCTGCCGCCGACGCGATGGCCGAAGCGCTGTCCAGGGTCACGATCAAGGCTCCGGCCGCGCCGCTGGTGTCGAACGTGCTGGCCAGCGCGATCACCGATCCCGACGAGATCCGCCGCCGCCTGGTCGAGCAGGTGACCGGCACGGTGCGCTGGCGCGAGTCGGTTGGCTATATGGCGGGGCAGGGCGTCACCCGCTTCTTCGAGATCGGTGCGGGCAAGGTGCTGACGGGACTCGTCAAGCGCATCGCCGACGGTGCCGTCGGTATCGCCGTGGGCGGTCCGAACGATATTGCCGCCGCCAAGGATGCATTGGCCGCTGCCAAGCAGGCTTAA
- a CDS encoding fatty acid desaturase family protein has translation MTALRMRARDFLTDDELADVRRRVTWKGIAMIVHAWALIIGAIALVAWWPNPITYILAVAIIGSRQLGLAILMHDGAHGCLSADERTNLALSQWLCAYPLFAETRSYRRYHLQHHARTQQEDDPDLVLSAPFPITKLSYRRKFIRDITGQTGYQQRKAQLLNALGSKDWPWRQRAAHFRDKLGPQCLVNAAMFVACAAAGVWWAYPLLWLVPLLTWMMVITRIRNIAEHAVVPDSSDPLRNTRTTHANLLERLFIAPYYVNYHLEHHLLFYVPCYNLPKVHRLLSESRHATRMEVQPNYAAVLRLATAKPNRDDRPGQLVSNVRRAQAGAEIGADQKAGGF, from the coding sequence ATGACCGCACTTCGCATGCGCGCCCGCGATTTTCTGACCGACGATGAACTCGCTGATGTGCGCCGGCGTGTGACCTGGAAGGGTATCGCGATGATCGTCCATGCCTGGGCGCTCATCATTGGTGCGATTGCGCTGGTCGCGTGGTGGCCTAATCCGATCACCTATATTCTCGCCGTCGCGATCATCGGGTCACGCCAACTGGGCTTGGCGATCCTGATGCATGACGGTGCGCACGGCTGCCTGTCCGCCGATGAAAGAACCAATCTCGCGCTGAGCCAGTGGCTCTGCGCCTATCCTCTGTTTGCCGAGACGCGCAGCTACCGGCGCTATCACCTCCAGCATCATGCGCGCACGCAACAGGAGGACGATCCTGATCTGGTGCTGTCGGCGCCGTTTCCGATCACGAAACTGAGCTACCGCCGCAAGTTCATCCGCGACATCACCGGACAGACCGGCTACCAGCAGCGCAAGGCGCAATTACTCAACGCGCTTGGATCGAAGGATTGGCCCTGGCGCCAGCGCGCCGCGCATTTCCGGGACAAGCTCGGCCCGCAATGTCTCGTCAACGCCGCGATGTTCGTGGCGTGCGCGGCTGCCGGCGTGTGGTGGGCCTATCCGCTGCTATGGCTGGTGCCGCTGCTGACCTGGATGATGGTCATCACCCGCATCCGCAACATCGCCGAGCATGCCGTCGTCCCGGACAGCAGCGATCCCTTGCGCAACACTCGCACCACGCACGCCAATCTTCTCGAGCGTCTGTTCATCGCGCCGTATTACGTGAACTACCATCTCGAGCATCATCTCTTGTTCTACGTGCCCTGCTACAATCTGCCGAAGGTGCATCGACTGCTCAGTGAGAGCCGGCATGCCACCCGCATGGAAGTGCAGCCGAACTACGCCGCAGTGCTGCGGCTCGCGACCGCGAAACCGAACCGCGATGATCGTCCGGGGCAATTGGTCAGCAATGTGCGCCGTGCGCAGGCCGGGGCCGAGATCGGCGCGGATCAGAAGGCCGGCGGGTTTTAA